One window from the genome of Moorena sp. SIOASIH encodes:
- a CDS encoding NblA/ycf18 family protein, translated as METPGKLSLEQQFQMKIYQDQVKLLSQEEAQSYLLEVLRQMMVKENLFRHLLKNA; from the coding sequence ATGGAAACGCCTGGGAAGCTAAGTTTGGAGCAACAGTTCCAGATGAAAATCTACCAAGACCAAGTCAAGCTGTTGAGCCAGGAGGAGGCTCAGTCCTATCTCTTGGAAGTTTTGCGTCAAATGATGGTTAAGGAGAATCTATTCCGCCATCTACTCAAAAACGCTTAA
- a CDS encoding filamentous hemagglutinin N-terminal domain-containing protein yields MKILHSLVIFGGITLSGYYGITHSVNPALAQIVPDHTLGDNPSVVKPNVEVKGLPADLIEGGATRGDHLFHSFSEFNVRDLQRVYFANPAGINTILSRVTGSNISKIFGTLGVDGAADLFLLNPNGIVFGANSQLDVAGSFVGSTGNSIVFGNGTEFSATNPEEPPLLTINITPGLQYGKNHPQPIVNAGNLAVGQGHSVTLVGGSVISTGDILAPGGEINILGVPSETLVQLGQAGQVLTLSTPTVPLTPSDPASVTEFLSSLDDDTGVTVTPDGQVTLTNSGTIVPLEPGTVIISGALNTANLSPGQTGGKVTVLGDQVGLFDSASIDVSGNSSGGEALIGGDFQGQGQLPLATATYLGPETTINADAVSTGNGGLIVIWSNQSTRAVGTLTARGGVQSGNGGLIETSSANFLDVTGVKVDASAPNGLAGTWLLDPRNVTLGFADTSNGTFDSNGNIFTPTGDDAVVNIPDIEAQLNAGTNVTITTGSTGTQEGNITADGFGITKTTEGEVTLSLEAANNISLKNFSINANSGFLNLVLEADSDNSGSGDVDLMNGEINTGGGAVTITAAGAIALERIGINSNTKGERNAGDITITAGSLLLENDSSLESNTLGNSSGNAGNINITVADSVVFRGGSGLGTNTQDNSTGNAGQITITAGSVLFENGGGLGSDTQDNSSGNAGKITITADSLVIRQQFGLGTNTRNNSTGDAGQITITAGSVLFENPGGIGSDTQDNSSGDAGKITITADSLVFREEFGLGTNTRNNSTGNAGQITITAGSVLLEGQGNGIGSETQDNSSGDAGIITITGDSLVLRDGSTIGTRTIDESTGDAGIIIINVDSISLENNSAILSTTFTTGEIGTITLNANSISLSDSRITTAVEETAVVDSQPDPDPNIIIRGSSLSLTNNAQVTASSSGQGNASDILVEADSISLEESNISTETVSGDGGNITLTLQDLLLLRDGSQISTSAGTEDQPGNGGNITISADLILAFLEEDSDITANAFDGMGGNITLTAQGIFGFNFPDQPTDLSDITASSERGVDGNIEINILGVNPSQGLVELPTTVVDPSTLIAATCADNVKVASDDSKGDEFIITGRGGLPPSPLEPIISRTVIADWVTLDNSATENYQSQRHSPAAGQESARKRPRRRIVEAQGWLIGPDGTVILTAFPTTPEAWANSWRKSPSCEDLRRITNGS; encoded by the coding sequence ATGAAAATATTGCACTCGCTAGTAATTTTTGGTGGGATAACTCTGAGTGGATACTATGGGATTACCCATTCAGTCAATCCAGCTCTGGCTCAGATTGTTCCAGATCATACCTTGGGGGATAACCCTTCTGTAGTTAAACCAAATGTAGAGGTTAAAGGACTTCCCGCTGACTTGATTGAAGGTGGAGCAACCAGAGGGGATCACCTATTCCATAGCTTTTCTGAATTTAATGTTAGGGACTTGCAGCGGGTTTACTTTGCCAATCCCGCTGGCATTAACACTATTCTGAGCCGAGTAACTGGTAGTAACATCTCCAAGATCTTCGGAACCCTGGGAGTAGATGGTGCCGCCGACTTGTTTTTGCTCAATCCTAATGGTATTGTTTTCGGAGCCAATTCCCAATTAGATGTAGCCGGTTCCTTTGTCGGAAGTACCGGTAATAGTATAGTCTTTGGCAATGGCACCGAGTTTAGTGCGACCAATCCCGAAGAACCACCCCTGTTAACCATTAACATTACTCCGGGATTGCAGTATGGAAAGAACCATCCTCAGCCGATCGTAAATGCTGGCAATTTAGCTGTCGGACAGGGACATTCTGTCACCTTAGTCGGTGGCAGTGTGATTAGCACTGGGGATATCCTAGCACCAGGGGGTGAGATTAATATATTAGGGGTTCCGAGTGAAACATTAGTGCAATTGGGGCAAGCTGGACAGGTATTGACACTATCGACTCCAACGGTGCCATTAACACCATCCGATCCGGCCTCTGTCACTGAATTTTTGAGCAGTTTGGACGATGACACCGGCGTAACAGTTACCCCTGACGGTCAGGTAACACTTACCAATTCCGGTACTATTGTGCCACTTGAGCCAGGAACAGTGATCATCTCTGGTGCCCTAAACACTGCCAATTTATCTCCAGGACAAACTGGAGGCAAAGTAACAGTATTAGGGGATCAAGTTGGCTTGTTTGACAGTGCATCCATTGATGTGTCTGGAAACAGTAGTGGTGGAGAGGCACTAATTGGTGGGGATTTCCAAGGTCAAGGACAGCTGCCATTGGCCACAGCTACCTATCTCGGTCCTGAGACCACTATCAATGCTGATGCGGTTAGCACTGGTAATGGTGGTCTGATTGTGATTTGGTCAAATCAATCCACTCGCGCTGTAGGCACATTAACCGCACGGGGGGGAGTGCAATCAGGGAATGGCGGTTTAATCGAGACATCCAGTGCCAATTTTCTCGATGTTACGGGAGTGAAGGTGGATGCTAGTGCTCCAAATGGTTTAGCAGGAACCTGGTTGCTTGACCCGAGGAATGTTACTCTTGGCTTTGCCGATACATCCAATGGCACCTTTGATAGTAATGGCAATATCTTCACTCCCACTGGGGATGATGCAGTGGTAAATATCCCAGATATTGAAGCTCAACTCAATGCTGGCACCAATGTCACCATCACTACTGGAAGCACAGGCACTCAGGAAGGAAATATCACCGCAGATGGCTTTGGCATTACCAAAACGACAGAAGGGGAAGTCACTCTAAGTTTGGAAGCGGCCAATAATATTAGTCTCAAAAACTTTTCAATAAATGCCAACAGTGGTTTCCTGAATCTAGTCCTAGAAGCGGATAGTGACAACTCCGGTAGTGGTGATGTGGACTTGATGAATGGAGAAATTAATACTGGCGGAGGAGCAGTTACCATTACTGCGGCTGGTGCGATCGCATTGGAAAGGATCGGAATCAATAGCAATACCAAAGGCGAGCGCAATGCTGGAGATATAACAATCACAGCTGGTTCTCTATTGTTGGAAAATGACAGTAGTCTTGAGAGCAATACATTAGGCAATAGCAGTGGGAATGCTGGAAACATCAATATTACTGTTGCTGACTCAGTTGTGTTCAGAGGAGGCAGTGGTCTTGGTACCAACACTCAAGATAACAGTACTGGCAATGCTGGTCAGATCACCATCACCGCCGGTTCTGTATTGTTTGAAAATGGAGGTGGTCTTGGCAGCGATACTCAAGACAATAGCAGTGGGAATGCTGGAAAAATCACCATTACTGCTGACTCACTTGTGATCAGACAACAATTTGGTCTTGGTACTAACACAAGAAATAACAGTACTGGCGATGCTGGTCAGATCACAATCACCGCCGGTTCTGTATTGTTTGAAAATCCAGGTGGTATTGGCAGCGATACTCAAGACAATAGCAGTGGGGATGCTGGAAAAATCACCATTACTGCTGACTCACTTGTGTTCAGAGAAGAATTTGGTCTTGGTACCAACACTAGAAATAACAGTACTGGCAATGCTGGTCAGATCACAATCACCGCCGGTTCTGTATTGTTGGAAGGTCAGGGCAATGGTATTGGCAGCGAGACTCAAGACAATAGCAGTGGGGATGCTGGAATAATAACCATTACTGGTGACTCACTTGTGCTCAGAGACGGCAGTACTATTGGTACCAGAACGATTGATGAAAGTACTGGGGATGCTGGCATAATAATAATTAATGTTGACTCCATCTCCCTAGAAAACAATAGTGCTATTCTAAGTACTACCTTTACTACTGGCGAAATAGGAACAATCACACTCAATGCCAACTCCATTTCCCTCTCAGACAGCAGAATTACTACAGCTGTAGAGGAAACAGCAGTTGTTGACTCTCAACCAGACCCAGACCCTAACATCATCATTCGGGGAAGCTCGCTGTCTTTAACCAATAACGCTCAAGTGACGGCTAGTAGTTCTGGCCAAGGAAATGCTAGTGACATCTTGGTGGAGGCTGACTCTATCTCCCTTGAAGAAAGTAATATCTCTACTGAAACTGTTAGCGGAGATGGTGGCAATATTACTCTGACCCTACAGGATTTATTACTATTGCGCGACGGGAGTCAAATTAGCACCAGCGCCGGTACCGAAGACCAACCGGGAAATGGCGGCAATATAACCATTAGTGCTGATTTAATTCTTGCCTTCCTCGAAGAAGATAGCGACATTACCGCTAATGCCTTTGATGGCATGGGTGGTAATATTACACTTACCGCTCAAGGCATCTTTGGGTTCAACTTCCCCGATCAACCAACTGACTTGAGTGATATCACCGCCAGTTCTGAGCGTGGTGTAGACGGTAACATCGAAATCAACATCCTTGGGGTTAATCCCTCTCAGGGTTTAGTGGAACTACCGACTACTGTAGTTGATCCATCTACACTGATTGCTGCTACCTGTGCTGACAATGTCAAAGTGGCATCGGATGATTCCAAAGGGGATGAATTCATTATTACTGGACGGGGTGGCTTACCTCCGAGTCCCCTTGAGCCAATCATCAGCCGAACTGTAATAGCAGATTGGGTGACCTTAGATAACTCGGCAACAGAAAATTATCAGAGTCAACGTCATTCTCCCGCTGCTGGCCAGGAGTCGGCTCGAAAGCGTCCAAGGCGTCGGATTGTGGAAGCTCAGGGTTGGCTGATTGGTCCTGATGGTACCGTTATTCTCACCGCTTTCCCTACCACCCCGGAGGCCTGGGCTAACTCTTGGCGCAAATCCCCTTCTTGCGAGGATCTAAGGAGAATTACTAATGGCTCCTAG
- a CDS encoding filamentous hemagglutinin N-terminal domain-containing protein — MKIVRTLVIFGGISLSGYYGITDSVNPVLAQIVPDHTLGDNPSVVKPNVEVKGLPADLIEGGVTRGDNLFHSFSEFNVRDLQRVYFANPAGINTILGRVTGSNISKIFGTLGVDGAANLFLLNPNGIVFGANSQLDVAGSFVGSTGNSIVFGNGTEFSATNPEEPPLLTINITPGLQYGKNHPQPIVNAGNLAVGQGHSVTLVGGSVISTGDILAPGGEINILGVPPETLVQLGQSGQILTISTPTPSIGSNSPSVTEFLSSLNHDTGVTVTPDGQVTITDSGTIVPLAPGTVIISGALNAANLSPGETGGKVTVLGDQVGLFDSASINVSGNSSGGEALIGGDFQGQGQLPLATATYIGPDTTINADAVSTGNGGLIVIWSNQSTRAVGTLTARGGAQSGNGGLIETSSRNFLDVTGIRVDASAANGNAGTWLLDPRNVTLGFANTSNGTFDSNSNIFTPTGDDAVVNIPDIEAQLNGGTNVTITTGSTGTQEGNITADGFRISKTKDGEVTLTLEAANDISLKNVDINANSGFLNLVLEADSDNSGSGDVDLMNGEINTGGGAVTITAAGAIALESLDINNDTSGQGNAGNITIKAGSLLLENDSDLQSNTKGNSTGNAGNITITVADSVVFRGGSAINTFTTDNSSGNAGDITITTGSILFEGQGSGLGSETRGNSSGDGGKITITADSVVFTDNSGIGINTTDDSSGDGGELTITAGSILFEDNGTGLGSDTKGNSRGNGGTITISADSVVFRNQSGIGTNTRDNSTGKAGEITITAGSVLLENQSGLGSNTQDNSKGNAGIIIINADSVEFKNQSGISTNTRDNSTGKAGEIKITADSISLENNSNISGQTFSGDGGNIILTVQDLLLLRDGSQISTSAGTEDQPGNGGNITIKADFILAVLEENSDITANAFEGNGGKIELTGRGIFGFNFPDQPTNFSDITASSERGVDGNITIKILEFNPFQGLVELPTTVVDPSTRILPSCAENVKVGSDDSKGDEFIITGRGGLPPSPLEPIISRTVIADWVTLDNSATENYQSQRHSPAAGQESARKRPRRRIVEAQGWLIGPDGTVILTAFPTTPEAWANSWRKSPSCEDIRRISNGS; from the coding sequence ATGAAAATAGTGCGTACGCTAGTAATTTTTGGTGGCATCAGTCTGAGTGGATACTATGGGATTACTGATTCAGTGAATCCCGTTCTAGCTCAGATTGTTCCGGATCATACCTTGGGGGATAATCCCAGTGTTGTTAAACCAAATGTAGAGGTCAAAGGACTTCCCGCTGACTTGATTGAAGGTGGAGTAACCAGAGGGGATAACCTATTCCATAGCTTTTCTGAATTTAATGTTAGGGACTTGCAGCGGGTTTACTTTGCCAATCCCGCTGGCATTAACACTATTCTGGGCCGAGTAACCGGTAGTAACATCTCCAAGATCTTCGGAACCCTGGGAGTAGATGGTGCCGCCAATTTGTTTTTGCTCAATCCTAATGGCATTGTTTTTGGAGCCAATTCCCAATTAGATGTAGCCGGTTCCTTTGTCGGAAGTACCGGTAATAGTATAGTCTTTGGCAATGGCACCGAGTTTAGTGCGACCAATCCCGAAGAACCACCCCTGTTAACCATTAACATTACTCCGGGATTGCAGTATGGAAAGAACCATCCTCAGCCGATCGTAAATGCTGGCAATTTGGCTGTGGGACAGGGACATTCTGTCACCTTAGTCGGTGGCAGTGTGATTAGCACTGGGGATATCCTAGCACCAGGGGGTGAGATTAATATATTAGGGGTTCCTCCTGAAACCTTAGTGCAGTTGGGGCAATCCGGACAGATTTTGACAATATCGACTCCAACCCCATCAATAGGATCTAATTCTCCCTCTGTCACTGAATTTTTGAGCAGTTTGAACCATGACACCGGCGTAACAGTTACCCCTGACGGTCAGGTCACAATTACCGATTCCGGTACTATTGTGCCACTGGCTCCAGGAACAGTGATTATCTCTGGTGCCCTAAACGCTGCCAACCTCTCCCCAGGAGAAACTGGCGGCAAAGTAACAGTATTAGGGGATCAAGTTGGCTTGTTTGACAGTGCATCCATTAATGTTTCTGGAAACAGTAGTGGTGGAGAGGCACTAATTGGTGGGGATTTCCAAGGTCAAGGACAGCTGCCATTGGCCACAGCTACCTATATCGGTCCTGACACCACCATCAATGCTGATGCCGTTAGCACTGGTAATGGTGGTCTGATTGTGATTTGGTCAAATCAATCCACTCGCGCTGTAGGCACATTAACCGCACGGGGGGGAGCGCAATCAGGGAATGGCGGTTTAATCGAGACATCCAGTCGGAATTTTTTGGATGTTACGGGAATCAGAGTCGATGCTAGTGCAGCCAATGGAAATGCAGGAACTTGGTTACTTGACCCGAGGAATGTTACCCTTGGCTTTGCCAATACATCCAATGGCACCTTTGATAGTAATTCCAATATCTTCACTCCCACTGGGGATGATGCCGTGGTAAATATCCCAGATATTGAAGCTCAACTCAATGGTGGCACCAATGTCACCATCACTACTGGAAGCACAGGCACTCAGGAAGGAAATATCACCGCAGATGGCTTTCGCATTAGCAAAACCAAAGACGGGGAAGTCACTCTGACCTTGGAAGCCGCCAATGATATTAGTCTCAAAAACGTTGATATCAATGCCAACAGTGGTTTCCTGAATCTAGTCCTAGAAGCGGATAGTGACAACTCCGGTAGTGGTGATGTGGACTTGATGAATGGAGAAATTAATACTGGCGGAGGAGCAGTTACCATTACTGCGGCTGGTGCGATCGCATTGGAAAGTCTAGACATCAATAACGATACCTCAGGCCAGGGCAATGCTGGAAATATAACCATCAAAGCTGGTTCTCTATTGTTGGAAAACGACAGTGATCTTCAGAGCAATACTAAAGGCAATAGCACTGGGAATGCTGGAAACATCACTATTACTGTTGCTGACTCAGTTGTGTTCAGAGGAGGCAGTGCTATTAATACCTTCACTACCGATAACAGTAGTGGCAATGCTGGAGATATCACAATCACAACTGGTTCGATATTGTTTGAAGGCCAGGGTAGTGGTCTTGGCAGTGAGACTAGAGGCAATAGCAGTGGAGATGGTGGAAAAATAACCATTACTGCTGACTCAGTTGTTTTCACAGACAACAGTGGTATTGGTATCAACACTACCGATGACAGTAGTGGGGATGGTGGAGAGCTCACAATCACAGCTGGTTCGATATTGTTTGAAGACAATGGCACTGGTCTTGGCAGCGATACCAAAGGCAATAGCAGAGGGAATGGTGGAACAATCACCATTAGTGCTGACTCAGTTGTGTTCAGAAATCAAAGTGGTATTGGTACAAACACTAGAGATAACAGTACTGGCAAGGCTGGAGAGATAACAATTACAGCCGGTTCTGTATTGTTGGAAAATCAAAGTGGTCTTGGCAGCAATACTCAAGACAATAGCAAAGGTAATGCTGGAATAATAATAATTAATGCTGACTCAGTTGAGTTCAAAAATCAAAGTGGTATTAGTACAAACACTAGAGATAACAGTACTGGCAAGGCTGGAGAGATAAAAATTACTGCTGACTCCATCTCCCTAGAAAACAATAGTAATATCTCTGGTCAAACCTTTAGCGGAGATGGTGGCAATATTATTCTCACGGTACAGGATTTATTACTATTGCGCGATGGGAGTCAAATCAGTACCAGCGCCGGTACCGAAGATCAACCAGGCAATGGTGGCAATATCACCATTAAGGCTGATTTCATTCTTGCCGTCCTGGAAGAAAATAGCGACATCACCGCTAATGCTTTTGAAGGCAACGGGGGTAAGATTGAACTTACCGGTCGAGGCATCTTTGGGTTCAACTTTCCGGATCAACCAACCAACTTCAGTGATATCACCGCCAGTTCTGAGCGTGGTGTAGACGGTAACATAACAATCAAAATCCTTGAGTTTAATCCATTTCAGGGTTTAGTAGAACTACCCACTACTGTAGTTGACCCCTCCACAAGGATTCTCCCTAGCTGTGCTGAGAATGTCAAAGTGGGATCGGACGATTCCAAAGGGGATGAATTCATTATTACTGGACGGGGTGGCTTACCTCCGAGTCCCCTTGAGCCAATCATCAGCCGAACTGTAATAGCAGATTGGGTGACCTTAGATAACTCGGCAACAGAAAATTATCAGAGTCAACGTCATTCTCCCGCTGCTGGCCAGGAGTCGGCTCGAAAGCGTCCAAGGCGTCGGATTGTGGAAGCTCAGGGTTGGCTGATTGGTCCTGATGGTACCGTTATTCTCACCGCTTTCCCTACCACCCCGGAGGCCTGGGCTAACTCTTGGCGCAAATCCCCTTCTTGCGAGGATATTAGGAGAATTAGTAATGGCTCCTAG
- a CDS encoding phycobiliprotein lyase, giving the protein MRLKPPMTMMDFFRKSEGKWFTQRTVHHFDNAADESGESNLIVQVIEKDNPKVQAVCDLQSIDPSQAMGGASFMWQINLDDREPNSKYAAILIDVPDDETKLSGKLIRDQGYVESIPVVSRYWFGKDGILTIDTNYQNNQGQERCWFITDDFRVRVSTVRMMNGINLMTYCSERRCVSREMLEQMIETNRARAMAKQ; this is encoded by the coding sequence ATGCGACTCAAGCCACCCATGACCATGATGGACTTCTTTCGCAAAAGCGAGGGCAAGTGGTTTACTCAACGCACAGTTCATCACTTTGATAACGCTGCCGATGAATCCGGAGAATCCAATCTGATTGTTCAAGTCATCGAAAAAGATAACCCTAAAGTCCAAGCCGTGTGTGACCTCCAAAGCATTGACCCAAGCCAGGCGATGGGAGGAGCGAGCTTTATGTGGCAAATCAATTTAGATGACCGGGAACCAAATTCCAAATATGCCGCAATTCTGATTGATGTTCCAGATGATGAAACTAAGCTTAGTGGTAAACTCATTCGAGACCAGGGCTATGTGGAAAGTATTCCGGTAGTGAGTCGGTATTGGTTTGGCAAAGATGGCATCCTCACCATTGATACCAATTACCAGAATAATCAGGGTCAAGAACGTTGTTGGTTTATCACCGATGATTTTCGTGTCCGAGTCAGCACTGTGCGCATGATGAATGGGATCAATCTCATGACTTATTGCTCTGAACGCCGTTGTGTTTCTAGGGAAATGCTGGAGCAAATGATTGAAACTAATCGCGCTAGAGCTATGGCAAAGCAATAG
- a CDS encoding pentapeptide repeat-containing protein, with protein sequence MTISQTRLSDRTNNQAMDILKRFQAGEYISDANLEGIDWSQRDLYQVNLSGANLQKANLSQATLTGANLSQAILREANLRGVDLRGADLTGADLTGADLEGAYLNRADLRKANLTMANLNETNLQVALYDRETTWPEGFRYKSSGAVGPGANLNGAFLNTANLRGVDLQGIRVIGGYLSGADLTGANLQDAALSGSNLRKAFLTGACLRNARMSGVELEGADLRGADLTGADLNHVQNIAGADFTMAQGISEATRSMLLNQPFKELDTWNPYTRSNTRESLGASHPS encoded by the coding sequence ATGACAATTAGTCAAACTCGGTTAAGCGATCGCACTAACAACCAAGCTATGGATATCTTAAAACGGTTCCAAGCCGGAGAGTATATCTCTGATGCTAATCTTGAGGGCATTGATTGGAGTCAGAGAGACTTGTACCAGGTTAACCTCAGTGGTGCTAACCTACAGAAAGCTAATTTGAGCCAAGCTACCCTGACTGGGGCTAATCTTAGTCAGGCAATTTTGCGGGAAGCGAATCTGAGGGGAGTTGATCTCAGGGGAGCTGACCTGACTGGCGCTGACCTGACTGGAGCTGATTTGGAAGGGGCTTATTTAAACCGGGCGGATTTAAGGAAGGCTAATTTGACCATGGCTAACTTAAATGAAACCAACCTACAAGTAGCCCTGTATGACCGGGAAACTACTTGGCCAGAAGGATTTCGCTACAAAAGTTCTGGGGCTGTTGGGCCTGGTGCTAATCTCAATGGTGCTTTTCTCAATACTGCTAATCTCAGGGGAGTTGACTTGCAAGGGATTAGAGTAATAGGAGGCTATCTCAGCGGAGCGGATTTAACCGGTGCTAATTTACAGGATGCTGCTTTGAGTGGATCCAACTTACGGAAGGCTTTCCTGACCGGGGCTTGCTTGCGCAATGCCCGTATGAGTGGCGTGGAGCTGGAGGGAGCGGATTTGCGAGGGGCCGACCTGACTGGAGCAGATTTAAACCATGTACAAAATATTGCTGGGGCTGACTTTACCATGGCTCAAGGCATCAGTGAAGCTACCCGTTCCATGCTTTTGAATCAACCATTTAAGGAACTCGATACCTGGAATCCCTATACTCGAAGTAATACTCGGGAAAGTTTAGGGGCTAGTCATCCTAGTTGA
- a CDS encoding acetyltransferase, with translation MSEIQEAQPSAAEIEEVITELEKYRERIVNDVMKMAQKVKLPKKAAMEHIKNHPEIIKIDAALENLRPQESSLPST, from the coding sequence ATGTCTGAGATTCAAGAAGCCCAGCCATCAGCGGCAGAAATTGAGGAAGTTATTACTGAACTAGAGAAATATCGGGAAAGAATCGTTAATGATGTGATGAAAATGGCCCAGAAGGTGAAATTGCCCAAAAAAGCGGCGATGGAGCATATCAAAAACCACCCAGAAATTATTAAGATCGACGCTGCTCTGGAAAATCTCCGCCCCCAGGAATCCTCTTTGCCATCAACCTGA
- a CDS encoding HEAT repeat domain-containing protein: MVTSETEPPAPSETDRLLADVNTQLAEGNVDITNPQQLKQMVESLADSRGMVRLGFVEAFGKIGKPATPFLLEALANHSNPVVRRSCGKALAKIRAPQAVPTLIDALLNDEDTVVKSSSAGALARMGEAAVPKLIEVLESAEYPQSAKGHASWALAFIGSEAAEHLYQAIHSESEDVRMAVVGAIANLVDEPGNDQATEILLLALKDESVNVRAEAATSVSQLDPQVGVPHLIPLLEDPSQEVRRRAILSLGKLKDEAALPPLTAKLSDDREEIRQLVKVAIAKIQKG; encoded by the coding sequence ATGGTTACATCGGAAACTGAACCGCCAGCTCCCTCTGAAACTGACCGTTTGCTGGCTGATGTCAATACCCAACTTGCTGAGGGAAACGTTGATATTACTAATCCGCAACAGTTAAAACAGATGGTTGAATCCCTAGCTGATAGTCGGGGAATGGTCAGACTGGGATTCGTGGAAGCCTTCGGCAAGATTGGTAAGCCAGCTACTCCGTTTTTGCTTGAAGCACTAGCTAATCACTCAAACCCAGTGGTGCGCAGGTCTTGTGGCAAGGCTTTAGCAAAAATCAGGGCTCCCCAGGCGGTTCCTACCCTGATTGATGCCTTGTTAAATGATGAGGATACAGTGGTCAAGAGTTCATCGGCTGGAGCCTTAGCCAGAATGGGAGAAGCCGCTGTTCCAAAGTTGATTGAGGTGTTGGAATCAGCAGAGTATCCCCAATCTGCCAAAGGTCATGCCTCTTGGGCCCTAGCTTTCATTGGGTCAGAAGCAGCTGAGCACCTGTATCAGGCAATCCACTCGGAATCGGAAGATGTGCGGATGGCAGTAGTCGGAGCGATCGCTAATTTGGTGGATGAACCAGGTAATGACCAGGCTACAGAGATTCTTTTATTAGCACTGAAAGATGAATCTGTCAATGTTCGTGCCGAAGCAGCTACATCGGTAAGCCAACTTGACCCCCAGGTAGGGGTTCCCCATTTAATCCCGTTACTGGAAGACCCCAGCCAAGAGGTGAGGCGGAGGGCAATCTTATCCTTAGGGAAGCTTAAGGATGAAGCTGCTTTACCCCCATTAACAGCCAAGTTATCCGATGACCGAGAGGAAATTCGTCAACTGGTCAAAGTAGCGATCGCAAAAATTCAGAAGGGTTGA
- a CDS encoding phycobilisome linker polypeptide yields MAFGPASQLGVGLFEDTDPIEVWPGISSEDAEAVIRAVYRQVLGNAYVMESERLAVPESQFKRGELSVREFVRAVAKSDGYSSRFFDKSPRYRVIELNFKHLLGRAPDGFDEMKAHSIIWDEGGFEAEIDSYLDSDEYQEVYGEDTVPFYRGYKTQTGKKMLGFTHMFQLLRGASSSDFKGSLAGNSPCLNKNVIQEIPTAVIPPSGGVSGWSFQETPLGSRTRHGAGATAEGKVYRIEVTGYKSPGAVNRVSKFRRSNQVYLVPFDQLSKEYQRIHKQGGVIASITVV; encoded by the coding sequence ATGGCATTCGGACCAGCATCACAGCTAGGTGTCGGCCTATTTGAAGACACAGATCCAATTGAAGTATGGCCAGGTATCTCAAGCGAGGACGCTGAGGCCGTGATTCGGGCGGTCTATCGGCAAGTCTTGGGCAATGCTTATGTCATGGAAAGTGAGCGCCTCGCTGTCCCAGAGTCTCAGTTCAAACGAGGTGAACTCAGCGTTCGGGAATTCGTGCGGGCAGTAGCTAAATCGGATGGTTACAGCTCCCGGTTTTTCGACAAATCCCCCCGTTACCGGGTAATTGAGCTGAATTTCAAACATTTACTTGGTCGGGCTCCCGATGGCTTCGATGAGATGAAGGCTCACAGTATTATCTGGGATGAAGGGGGCTTCGAGGCAGAGATTGATTCCTACCTCGACAGTGACGAGTACCAGGAAGTCTATGGGGAAGACACGGTTCCCTTCTACCGGGGCTACAAAACCCAAACAGGCAAGAAGATGCTTGGGTTTACCCACATGTTCCAACTGTTGCGAGGAGCATCTAGTAGCGACTTCAAAGGGAGCTTGGCTGGCAATAGTCCCTGTCTAAATAAGAATGTAATTCAAGAAATTCCTACAGCAGTGATTCCCCCGTCTGGTGGTGTATCTGGCTGGTCTTTCCAAGAAACCCCATTGGGTTCCAGAACTCGCCATGGTGCTGGAGCTACTGCTGAAGGTAAGGTGTACCGAATTGAGGTAACTGGCTATAAGTCCCCTGGTGCAGTGAATCGGGTATCCAAATTCCGGCGCAGTAACCAGGTATACCTGGTTCCGTTTGATCAGCTCTCCAAAGAGTATCAGCGGATTCATAAGCAAGGTGGCGTGATTGCCAGCATCACCGTTGTGTAA